A region of Moorena producens PAL-8-15-08-1 DNA encodes the following proteins:
- a CDS encoding helix-turn-helix domain-containing protein, with translation MVIHWKLAVVMAERNISNKDLAEIIGKHPNSVSRLKRHRRLPRIDEDILNSLCKALKCQPGDLIVYQEDEQDP, from the coding sequence GTGGTAATTCACTGGAAATTGGCAGTAGTAATGGCTGAGCGCAACATCAGCAACAAAGATCTAGCTGAGATAATTGGAAAGCATCCTAACTCCGTTTCCAGGCTAAAACGGCATCGCCGTCTACCTAGAATTGACGAAGACATACTCAACTCCCTGTGCAAAGCCCTCAAGTGCCAACCAGGGGACTTGATAGTCTATCAAGAGGATGAACAAGATCCCTAA
- a CDS encoding cupin domain-containing protein, translating into MSEYNVNDRFDAQDLLKKPGEGERTATDMIIMARSRDMGGDFSVMQGVINPGHLLSPHSHKFCDQLVYVISSELVFEIGGADGLRFTAPAGSYVQKPRGIVHAFWNSTDTPAHYIELSGQETFEGFVDSLKGGDRKGVANAERDWGMVFALDEIPRLIKDNNLTGLAMSETPDLPNLPNLPEPVAKLFSNMKLR; encoded by the coding sequence ATGAGTGAATATAATGTAAACGATCGATTTGATGCCCAGGATCTCCTCAAGAAACCTGGTGAAGGAGAAAGGACAGCCACGGACATGATTATCATGGCTCGATCCAGAGACATGGGTGGTGATTTCTCAGTGATGCAGGGTGTTATCAATCCTGGTCACTTGCTGTCACCCCACAGCCACAAGTTTTGCGATCAACTGGTCTACGTGATCTCCAGTGAACTTGTCTTCGAGATTGGGGGTGCAGATGGACTAAGGTTTACAGCTCCTGCGGGAAGCTATGTCCAAAAACCACGGGGCATTGTCCATGCTTTCTGGAACTCCACGGATACACCAGCTCATTACATCGAGCTTTCAGGTCAGGAAACCTTTGAAGGATTCGTTGACTCCTTGAAGGGGGGCGATCGCAAAGGTGTGGCAAACGCAGAGCGGGACTGGGGCATGGTTTTTGCTCTCGACGAAATTCCACGGCTGATCAAGGATAACAACCTCACTGGCCTCGCCATGTCCGAGACTCCCGACTTACCCAATCTACCTAATCTTCCGGAACCAGTGGCAAAGCTGTTTAGCAATATGAAGTTGCGCTAG
- a CDS encoding AraC family transcriptional regulator has translation MGAPNRTFHDRLHKPEMLASVVASTVAYAVARGVDMEQITAATGLTRTDLLDPDAHLSQHLVPTVWRLLTKAYPGEAIALHMASATPFSYFGTLAYGARYAENLREALQNLVRYRSVLSDQLHIALIESCSEGILQMHHPMDAEDGGCAAEVGLALGLRYMREILGADDILLRVDFTHLPFGAIQVYEEFFGTPVCFQKSHNALVFRQGALDLPTKQPDPDLFRYIQSHLDLVRERLAGSSDSPELSRVRDAIAHNAERSEYGAEALARQMNMSLRALQRLTQDHGITVRQLLDQTRQANAQQFLSDPRLSIEAISCLLGYSEDRAFRRAFKRWTGHTPAEFRRNVG, from the coding sequence ATGGGCGCACCAAATCGGACATTTCACGACAGATTGCACAAACCCGAAATGCTAGCTAGCGTGGTGGCGAGTACCGTAGCTTATGCAGTGGCACGGGGAGTGGACATGGAACAGATCACTGCCGCCACAGGACTAACCCGTACCGATCTGCTCGATCCCGATGCCCATCTGTCTCAACATCTGGTACCAACGGTATGGCGCTTACTGACCAAGGCTTACCCAGGGGAAGCGATCGCACTCCACATGGCCAGTGCTACTCCCTTCTCATACTTTGGAACACTAGCCTATGGAGCTAGATATGCTGAAAATCTCAGAGAAGCGTTGCAGAACTTAGTGCGCTATCGGTCTGTGCTATCGGATCAACTGCACATCGCCCTGATTGAGTCCTGCTCAGAGGGGATTTTACAAATGCATCATCCCATGGATGCCGAGGATGGGGGTTGCGCTGCTGAAGTGGGACTAGCTTTGGGGTTGCGCTATATGCGGGAAATTCTAGGAGCGGATGATATCCTTCTGCGCGTGGACTTCACTCACCTGCCCTTCGGAGCAATCCAGGTGTATGAAGAGTTCTTTGGTACCCCAGTCTGCTTTCAAAAATCCCACAATGCCCTTGTGTTTCGTCAAGGGGCTCTAGACCTACCCACCAAACAGCCTGATCCGGATCTGTTTCGTTATATCCAGAGCCATCTAGACCTGGTGCGAGAACGGTTAGCAGGTTCTAGTGATTCTCCGGAACTATCTAGGGTGCGTGATGCGATCGCTCACAATGCTGAACGTTCTGAATATGGTGCAGAAGCCCTAGCACGACAGATGAACATGAGTCTTCGTGCTTTGCAACGCTTGACCCAAGACCATGGTATCACCGTTCGGCAACTGTTAGACCAAACTCGTCAAGCAAACGCACAACAATTCCTCAGTGACCCTAGACTCAGTATCGAAGCCATATCGTGTTTGCTGGGTTACTCGGAAGATCGTGCATTCCGGAGAGCCTTCAAGCGTTGGACCGGGCACACCCCTGCTGAGTTCCGGCGGAATGTTGGTTAA
- a CDS encoding DUF4351 domain-containing protein, translating to MSYDSTLKYLVEQYPQAFTRWLWNQEPPEDIEILNTELSTEPIRADALFLVRVADAILHLEFQTLPQSEPPLPLRMLDYWVRLYRQYRCKINQVIIFLKPTRLAGVFVNQFTEPNLSFHYRVIRIWECDPQPLLTTPGLLPLAVLAQAEVPETLLSQVAARIDMIEDTQQQRNLSACVQLLAGVKFDEQLIQAYFREDMMQESVVYQRIIRQGLEQGLKQGLEQGLEQGLEQGLKQGLKQGLEQGLEQGLGQGLEQGLEQGLEQGLEQGLEQGKRNELNLIIRLLNRRLGQLNPQLQHQIEQLSFSQLEDLGEALLDFETEVDLTNWLNQFRDR from the coding sequence ATGAGTTACGACAGTACCCTTAAATATTTGGTGGAACAATATCCCCAAGCCTTTACCCGTTGGTTGTGGAACCAGGAACCACCAGAAGATATAGAAATTCTCAACACCGAATTAAGTACAGAACCAATTCGGGCAGATGCCTTGTTTTTGGTGCGGGTTGCTGATGCTATTTTGCATCTAGAATTTCAAACCCTACCCCAGTCTGAACCTCCTTTACCCCTGCGGATGCTGGATTATTGGGTGAGGTTGTATCGCCAGTATCGCTGTAAGATTAACCAGGTAATAATTTTTCTGAAACCAACCCGATTAGCGGGAGTATTTGTGAATCAATTTACCGAGCCGAACCTATCCTTCCACTACCGAGTGATTCGGATTTGGGAATGTGATCCACAACCGTTACTGACAACTCCAGGGTTACTACCCTTGGCAGTATTAGCACAAGCTGAAGTCCCAGAAACATTACTCTCCCAGGTAGCAGCCAGAATCGATATGATTGAAGATACACAACAGCAGCGTAACCTATCTGCTTGCGTGCAACTGTTGGCTGGGGTGAAATTTGATGAGCAGTTAATTCAAGCCTATTTTCGGGAGGATATGATGCAAGAGTCGGTGGTTTATCAACGGATTATTCGTCAAGGATTAGAACAAGGATTAAAACAAGGATTAGAACAAGGATTAGAACAAGGATTAGAACAAGGATTAAAACAAGGATTAAAACAAGGATTAGAACAAGGATTAGAACAAGGATTAGGACAAGGATTAGAACAAGGATTAGAACAAGGATTAGAACAAGGATTAGAACAAGGATTAGAACAAGGCAAGCGCAATGAGCTTAATTTAATTATCCGTCTACTTAACCGTCGCCTAGGTCAGCTCAATCCCCAATTACAGCATCAAATTGAGCAATTATCCTTTTCCCAGTTGGAGGATTTAGGGGAAGCCTTGTTGGATTTTGAAACCGAAGTGGATTTGACCAATTGGTTGAACCAGTTCAGGGATAGGTAA
- a CDS encoding class I SAM-dependent methyltransferase gives MTNHNQWNADDYAKNSSAQLNWAKELIEKLSLMGNETLLDIGCGDGKITAEFASIIKNGSVLGIDSSKTMVELARKTFPPVEYPNLEFQLMDATAINLNHSFDVVFSNAVLHWINDHGSVLKSVRNHLKPHGKLLFQMGGKGNARELLLIIDEIITAPDWKEYFIDFNFPYSLS, from the coding sequence ATGACCAATCACAATCAATGGAATGCTGATGATTATGCTAAGAATTCTTCAGCACAGCTCAATTGGGCAAAGGAACTAATTGAAAAGCTATCACTAATGGGGAACGAAACACTCCTGGATATTGGTTGTGGAGATGGAAAGATTACTGCTGAATTTGCCAGTATTATTAAAAACGGTAGTGTTTTAGGAATTGATTCATCCAAGACTATGGTTGAGTTAGCTCGGAAGACATTTCCCCCAGTAGAGTATCCTAATTTAGAGTTTCAACTTATGGATGCTACAGCGATTAACCTCAACCATAGCTTTGATGTCGTCTTTTCTAATGCTGTCTTACATTGGATCAATGACCATGGATCAGTTTTAAAAAGTGTTCGTAATCACCTTAAACCTCACGGAAAATTACTGTTTCAGATGGGAGGTAAAGGTAATGCTAGGGAATTACTACTGATCATAGATGAAATTATCACTGCTCCAGACTGGAAAGAGTATTTTATAGACTTTAACTTTCCTTATTCATTGTCTTGA
- a CDS encoding MarC family protein: MDRLLRILGIAIASAYFASMLALNSATATLPTLPSLSLATDFTGQTALLNLPMNRSRVGILPAGNKHETGKMPVPPRCPFHLTLQIIPAGNKHETGKMPVPPRCPFHLTLQIIPLLSNTIISAQALESSSNQIAIPVNAEIDAKTQVLFEQLFEGFGAFNILIIFLLTVGPLKLIVPFVKLTANADPALRRQLALRGFGISTLVIFAVALLCQNVLKSWQIDLSAMLIATGIILFLVALRTVLSQYNPPTTKDATPVNPSLKLTINPLVFPSILTPYGIAVVVTMSAMFGRMAIAPGSMFLLLFVVMVLNLGVMLVAHPLLNLIKPVTLRVLGFVFGVMQVALGLDMILTGVKLEAIALKFLLGL, from the coding sequence ATGGATAGGTTGTTGAGAATTTTAGGGATAGCGATCGCATCGGCTTATTTTGCTTCGATGTTAGCACTTAACAGTGCCACAGCCACCCTCCCTACACTGCCATCTCTCTCCCTTGCAACGGATTTTACTGGGCAAACAGCGTTGCTGAATCTTCCCATGAATAGGAGTAGAGTGGGCATCCTGCCCGCCGGAAATAAGCATGAAACTGGCAAGATGCCAGTTCCACCAAGATGCCCATTCCACCTCACTCTTCAAATCATTCCCGCCGGAAATAAGCATGAAACTGGCAAGATGCCAGTTCCACCAAGATGCCCATTCCACCTCACTCTTCAAATCATTCCATTATTAAGCAACACCATAATCTCAGCCCAAGCTCTGGAATCATCGAGCAATCAAATTGCCATACCGGTCAATGCTGAGATTGATGCTAAAACTCAAGTTTTGTTTGAGCAACTTTTTGAGGGATTTGGGGCATTCAATATCCTGATTATCTTTTTACTTACCGTCGGTCCACTCAAGCTAATTGTACCCTTTGTGAAGCTGACAGCTAATGCTGATCCGGCCTTGCGTCGCCAGCTTGCTTTACGGGGGTTTGGCATATCTACGTTAGTTATTTTTGCGGTAGCACTACTTTGCCAAAATGTTCTGAAATCCTGGCAAATTGACCTCTCAGCAATGCTAATCGCAACAGGTATTATCCTTTTTTTAGTGGCTCTGCGAACAGTATTATCCCAGTATAATCCCCCCACAACTAAGGATGCTACCCCTGTAAATCCTTCTCTGAAGTTAACGATTAATCCTTTAGTTTTTCCCAGTATTTTAACTCCCTATGGCATTGCTGTTGTGGTGACTATGAGCGCCATGTTCGGACGGATGGCAATTGCTCCGGGTTCTATGTTTTTGCTATTATTTGTGGTAATGGTACTCAACTTAGGGGTAATGTTGGTGGCTCATCCCCTTTTGAATCTCATCAAACCCGTGACTCTAAGAGTCCTTGGTTTTGTGTTTGGGGTGATGCAGGTGGCTTTGGGACTGGATATGATTTTGACGGGAGTGAAACTGGAAGCTATTGCACTGAAATTTCTTCTGGGCTTGTAA